The genomic region TCGGCGTCTTCGACGCCGGTTCCACCGGCTTTTCCTCCGAGATCTGGGGGGATGCCGACCAGCTGATGCAGGCTTTCCGCAGGCAGGCCTACTCCTCCATCATCTTCCGTTTGCGCGACTCCACAAGCTTCGACTCCTACAAGACGCGGGTGGAGAGCGACCCGAGGCTCACCGTCGAGGCCAAGCGCGAGACCGAGTATTACCTGGACCAGTCCGAGGCCATGGCGAAATTCCTGAACATACTGGGGATGGTTTTGACTGTCGTCTTTTCCATAGGCGCCGTGATCGGGGCGACCATCACCATGTACGCAGCCGTCGCCAATCGGGTCACCGAGATCGGTACTCTGCGCGCGCTGGGGTTCCAGAGGAAGAGCATCCTCTCCGCCTTCATCGTTGAGGCGCTCTTTCTGGGGCTTTGCGGCGGGGGACTGGGGATCTTCGCCGCCAGCTTCATGCAGCTCATCACCATATCCACCATGAACTGGGCCTCCTTTTCCGAGCTTGCCTTTTCCTTCACGCTCAACTTTTCCATCGTCTGGAAGTCGTTGTTGTTTTCCGCCGTCATGGGGCTCGTCGGAGGCACGCTCCCCGCGTTCCGTGCCTCGCGGATGAACATAGTAGAGTCCCTGCGGGCGACATAAGCTTAAAAACGGAACACAAAGGCGGAACACAGAGGTCGTGGAGGTTCACGGAGGTCACAGAGGTTTTT from Citrifermentans bremense harbors:
- a CDS encoding ABC transporter permease, which produces MGIPYSYSFRNLWTRRLTTLLTASGMGLVVFVFAATLMLTEGLQKTLVQTGSPDNVVLLRKAAGSEVQSGVERSQAALLESQPEVAIGADGEPLLAKEVVVLINLKKRVGDKPSNVIIRGVTPTSLKLRPAIRLKEGRMPRPGSAEVIAGESIARRFKGGGLGETIRFGMRDWRVVGVFDAGSTGFSSEIWGDADQLMQAFRRQAYSSIIFRLRDSTSFDSYKTRVESDPRLTVEAKRETEYYLDQSEAMAKFLNILGMVLTVVFSIGAVIGATITMYAAVANRVTEIGTLRALGFQRKSILSAFIVEALFLGLCGGGLGIFAASFMQLITISTMNWASFSELAFSFTLNFSIVWKSLLFSAVMGLVGGTLPAFRASRMNIVESLRAT